The genomic DNA CCCGGTCTGCCGCACGACGGCACCGCCGAGGAGCGCGATGCGCCGCTGCTCGTCGGCGGAGAGCACGGCGGTGGCCCCGGCGGGCACCGGATCGACCAGGCTCAGCTGGCCGATGTCGTGCATCAGGGCCGCGTACTCCAGCACGGTCAGTTCCGGCCCGGACAACCCGAGCTCCCGCCCGACCGCCCGGCTGAGCACGGCCACGCGCCGGGCGTGGCCGGCGGGGGTGCAGCCCGCGATCTCGGTCGCGCGTGCGAGGGAGGCGATCGTCTGCGTGTATGTGACCCGGACGGCCGCGTAGCGCCGGAAGGAGAACTGGGTGAGGAGGAGCGGCAGGGAGAAGACGGGCAGGGCCCAGAGACCCACGACGGCGACGGCGAGCGACATCACGGCCCCGGTCGCGCACACGGCGGAGCCGATGCCGAGCATGGCGCGCAGCTCGTCGCGGAGCAGGGGGCCGAACGGCCAGCGGGTGCGGGAGTGTGCCATGACCGCGGCGAGCAGCGCGTCGCACAGAGCGGTGAGCAGCAGCAGGGCGACGAGGAGCAGGGCGTGGGCGGGGCCGCCCCACTCGTGCAACCGGCCCCGCTCGTAGAGGGGTTGGAAGCAGAGGGCGGCGAATCCGACGGTGAGGACGCGGCGGGTGAGGTGGTCGGCGGTGGGGCCGCCCCGGGCCACGTGGGGGACACAGCCGAGGAGGGCC from Streptomyces avermitilis MA-4680 = NBRC 14893 includes the following:
- a CDS encoding HD-GYP domain-containing protein, translated to MPGQRQTYVPGAVRGRPARVLVLAHGGALLLGAAALADTLWHGVDRPGDALAFGLLVAVGELARWSGAGERASAPLGAAGALAYALLGENAGHPTHHGALQVVAVVVAAALLGCVPHVARGGPTADHLTRRVLTVGFAALCFQPLYERGRLHEWGGPAHALLLVALLLLTALCDALLAAVMAHSRTRWPFGPLLRDELRAMLGIGSAVCATGAVMSLAVAVVGLWALPVFSLPLLLTQFSFRRYAAVRVTYTQTIASLARATEIAGCTPAGHARRVAVLSRAVGRELGLSGPELTVLEYAALMHDIGQLSLVDPVPAGATAVLSADEQRRIALLGGAVVRQTGVNAEVAVVVERQADPYREQPVSARIVRAVNAYEEMVRAAGPGGPLTALEKLRLGTARDYQPEVVESLARVLSRDGLTLPSAG